One region of Sphingomonas abietis genomic DNA includes:
- a CDS encoding pirin family protein yields MIELRPFASLGGENHGWLNAKHHFSFAGYHDPARMNWGNLRVWNDDVIAPSSGFPPHPHRDMEIITYVRTGAITHKDSLGNIGRTGAGDVQVMSAGTGITHAEYNVEDVATTLFQIWILPTRGGEKPSWGARPFPKGDRAGKFVTLASGFANDDDALPIRTDARVVAATLKAGETADYPLGKDRRAYLVPATGAVEIEGVRVEARDGAAIKDVETLRVTAIEDSELVFVDAA; encoded by the coding sequence ATGATCGAGCTCCGTCCCTTCGCCAGCCTCGGCGGCGAAAATCATGGCTGGCTGAACGCGAAGCATCATTTTTCGTTCGCCGGCTACCATGATCCGGCCCGGATGAACTGGGGCAATCTGCGCGTCTGGAACGACGATGTGATCGCCCCCAGCAGCGGCTTCCCGCCGCATCCGCATCGCGACATGGAGATCATCACCTATGTCCGCACCGGCGCGATCACCCACAAGGACAGCCTCGGCAATATCGGCCGCACCGGCGCCGGCGACGTGCAGGTGATGTCGGCCGGCACCGGCATCACCCACGCCGAATATAATGTGGAGGACGTGGCGACCACGCTGTTCCAGATCTGGATCCTGCCGACCCGCGGCGGCGAGAAGCCGAGCTGGGGCGCCCGCCCCTTCCCCAAGGGCGATCGCGCCGGCAAGTTCGTGACGCTGGCTTCGGGCTTCGCCAATGACGACGATGCGCTGCCGATCCGCACCGACGCCCGCGTCGTGGCGGCGACGCTGAAGGCCGGCGAGACGGCCGACTATCCGCTGGGCAAGGATCGCCGCGCCTATCTGGTGCCCGCCACCGGCGCGGTCGAGATCGAGGGCGTCCGCGTCGAGGCCCGCGACGGCGCCGCGATCAAGGATGTCGAGACGCTGCGCGTCACCGCGATCGAGGACAGCGAACTGGTGTTCGTCGACGCCGCCTGA
- the mtnP gene encoding S-methyl-5'-thioadenosine phosphorylase yields the protein MSGWTIGIIGGSGLYTLPGLEEIARHDVTTPWGAPSDTIVEGRIGTTRLLFLPRHGAGHRIPPSEINARANIDALKRLGATDLLAISSVGSLREELPPGRFVVVDQFIDRTVARPASFFGTGLVAHVSLADPTCPRLSAFAAAAIEQAGGDVAQGATYLAMEGPQFSTRAESLTYRTLGADIIGMTAMPEARLAREAELPYALIGMVTDYDCWREDEAGVVATDIVAQMHANAATARQLIQILATALPEDRTPSPIDTVLDQAILTAPAARDPALLAKLDAILARVTSSRDI from the coding sequence ATGAGCGGCTGGACGATCGGGATCATCGGCGGCTCCGGCCTCTACACCTTGCCCGGGCTGGAAGAGATCGCCCGTCATGACGTGACGACGCCGTGGGGGGCGCCCTCCGACACCATCGTCGAAGGCCGTATCGGCACCACCCGGCTTCTGTTCCTGCCCCGCCACGGCGCCGGCCACCGCATTCCGCCGTCCGAGATCAATGCCCGCGCCAATATCGATGCCCTGAAGCGGCTCGGCGCGACCGATCTACTCGCCATCTCCTCGGTCGGCTCGCTGCGCGAGGAATTGCCGCCCGGCCGCTTCGTCGTGGTCGATCAGTTCATCGATCGCACGGTGGCGCGGCCGGCGAGCTTCTTCGGCACCGGGCTCGTCGCCCATGTGTCGCTCGCCGATCCGACCTGCCCGCGCCTGTCCGCCTTCGCGGCGGCCGCGATCGAGCAGGCCGGCGGCGATGTCGCGCAGGGCGCCACCTATCTGGCGATGGAAGGCCCGCAATTCTCGACCCGCGCCGAAAGCCTCACCTATCGCACGCTCGGCGCCGACATCATCGGCATGACCGCGATGCCCGAAGCCCGCCTCGCCCGCGAGGCGGAGCTGCCCTATGCGCTGATCGGCATGGTCACCGACTATGATTGCTGGCGCGAGGACGAGGCCGGCGTCGTCGCCACCGACATCGTCGCGCAGATGCACGCCAACGCCGCCACCGCGCGCCAGCTCATCCAGATATTGGCGACGGCGTTGCCCGAGGACCGCACGCCGTCGCCGATCGACACCGTGCTCGATCAGGCGATCCTGACCGCGCCTGCCGCGCGCGATCCCGCCTTGCTCGCGAAGCTCGACGCGATCCTCGCCCGCGTCACATCCAGTCGCGATATTTGA
- a CDS encoding pirin family protein, which translates to MTLRAHDVDGVEMVILPPTRDLGDGFSVRRALPSAHRRMVGPFIFFDQMGPTAFRGGDGLDVRPHPHIGLATVTYLLDGEIMHRDSVGSVQAIRPGEVNWMTAGSGIVHSERTRPELRAAGPSLYGLQTWVALPKAQEEAAPAFSHHKAHDIPSIEADGVTLTLIAGTTDGLRSPVPTFSDMVYADILLAPGARYQLKAEHIERALYVLEGQISVEGQTGRFVPHELVVLKPGAEVVLRADGGPARLMLAGGEPFPEARSIFWNFVSSDPERIEQAKADWRARRFADIPDESDFIPLPDEPKPVHYP; encoded by the coding sequence ATGACCCTGCGCGCCCATGACGTCGATGGCGTCGAGATGGTGATCCTGCCGCCGACCCGCGATCTGGGCGACGGCTTCTCGGTGCGGCGGGCGCTGCCTTCGGCGCATCGCCGCATGGTCGGCCCCTTCATCTTCTTCGACCAGATGGGGCCGACGGCCTTTCGCGGCGGTGACGGGCTCGACGTGCGCCCGCACCCGCATATCGGGCTCGCCACCGTCACCTATCTGCTCGACGGCGAGATCATGCACCGCGATTCGGTCGGTTCGGTGCAGGCGATCCGCCCCGGCGAGGTCAACTGGATGACGGCGGGATCGGGCATCGTCCATTCCGAACGGACCCGCCCCGAGCTGCGCGCCGCCGGCCCCAGCCTCTACGGACTCCAGACCTGGGTGGCGCTGCCCAAGGCGCAGGAGGAGGCCGCACCGGCCTTCTCGCACCACAAGGCGCACGACATTCCGTCGATCGAGGCCGACGGCGTGACCCTGACGCTGATCGCCGGCACCACGGACGGGCTGCGCTCGCCGGTGCCGACCTTCTCCGACATGGTCTATGCCGACATCCTGCTGGCGCCGGGCGCGCGCTATCAGCTGAAGGCCGAGCATATCGAGCGCGCCCTCTATGTGCTCGAAGGCCAGATCAGCGTGGAAGGCCAGACCGGCCGCTTCGTGCCGCATGAACTGGTGGTGCTGAAGCCCGGCGCCGAGGTCGTGCTGCGCGCCGATGGCGGCCCGGCCCGGCTGATGCTGGCCGGCGGCGAGCCCTTTCCGGAAGCGCGCTCGATCTTCTGGAACTTCGTCTCCAGCGATCCCGAGCGGATCGAACAGGCCAAGGCCGACTGGCGGGCGCGCCGCTTTGCCGACATTCCCGACGAGAGCGATTTCATCCCGCTCCCGGACGAACCCAAGCCGGTTCACTACCCCTGA
- a CDS encoding TonB-dependent receptor, producing the protein MTPCRGPVARHRRLALAFLLTGIAANMPAATRAETGDDATTDTTVDPIRVIGHPDPEGLLPEQTAPKAVSAIATAFIEKQAPTLNAFQLVNLLPGANVASSDPYGLSSTSSLTLRGLGQDEIGVLMEGAPQNDIGYYYAYPSQFADTENVQQIALSQGAVDIDSPIVNGAGGLLSLSLDDPKSKRQALVDLSLGSYNERRAFVRIDSGAIGDTGIRAFLSYSNNHADNWRGAGHDLRQHVDAKILKEWGDGNRASLSFSFNDADTSTYPSPTLSDWQANGRGYNYDKHYSDGDTNYWRLYRSPFRNEYLSAPVHVKLSDALTFDNVAYLQFGYGNSPYGTQLTSTGNYLGTEEITQPIALPGAVDGTATVLGNYIGKQFRSGDVGKLTLTAGAHRLTAGLWFDYGTDHDVESFTAIDGNGRPIDPWGYASHAIRTADGRLLTLEDERTINVVKGFFLADHITVSPRLTVDIGFKGVDVLHHGRNNLPGPQTSVRFDSFAALPRAALHYRLDGRSQFFANVTTNFRAPDEYTLYDSYDGGALAGQGTRSLKNEYSISEEIGYRYTGANISASATAFHYHFRNRQLATVVGDALINSTINAGRQTSYGVDGELDWRPAAGISFYASGEYLHARIDDDLPVGGDFLPTKGKHAVESPTVQLGLGGTYDRQRLFGSFALKYVGRQYATFMNDESIKGYATLDLSIGVHLSGPAEAKRTDLRLNAINITNPHVLSGVEAITTNAHDTFGTNGSLIAGSAPAYYIGSGRAFVVTLSRQF; encoded by the coding sequence ATGACGCCCTGCAGGGGCCCTGTCGCCAGACATCGGCGGCTGGCGCTGGCATTCCTGCTGACCGGCATCGCGGCGAACATGCCCGCCGCGACACGGGCCGAAACGGGGGACGACGCCACCACCGATACGACCGTCGACCCCATCCGCGTGATCGGCCATCCCGATCCCGAGGGCCTGCTGCCCGAGCAGACCGCACCCAAGGCGGTCAGCGCGATCGCGACGGCCTTCATCGAGAAGCAGGCGCCGACGCTCAATGCGTTTCAGCTGGTCAATCTGCTGCCCGGCGCCAATGTCGCGTCCAGCGACCCCTACGGCCTGTCCAGCACGTCCAGCCTGACCCTGCGCGGGCTGGGGCAGGACGAGATCGGCGTGCTGATGGAGGGCGCGCCGCAGAACGACATCGGCTATTATTATGCCTATCCGTCGCAATTCGCCGATACCGAGAATGTGCAGCAGATCGCGCTGAGCCAGGGGGCCGTCGATATCGATTCGCCGATCGTCAACGGCGCGGGCGGGCTGCTGTCGCTCAGTCTGGACGATCCCAAGTCCAAGCGGCAGGCGCTCGTCGATCTGTCGCTCGGCTCCTATAACGAGCGGCGCGCCTTCGTGCGGATCGACAGCGGCGCCATTGGCGATACCGGCATCAGGGCCTTCCTGTCCTATTCCAACAACCATGCCGACAATTGGCGTGGCGCGGGCCATGATCTGCGCCAGCATGTCGACGCCAAGATCCTCAAGGAATGGGGCGACGGCAACCGCGCCAGCCTGTCCTTCTCGTTCAACGACGCCGACACGTCGACCTACCCCAGCCCGACCCTCTCCGACTGGCAGGCCAATGGCCGGGGCTATAATTACGACAAGCATTATAGCGATGGCGACACCAATTACTGGCGGCTCTACCGCAGCCCGTTCCGCAACGAATATCTCTCGGCGCCGGTGCATGTGAAGCTGAGCGACGCGCTGACGTTCGACAATGTCGCCTATCTCCAGTTCGGCTACGGCAACTCGCCTTATGGTACGCAGTTGACCAGCACCGGCAATTATCTCGGCACCGAAGAGATCACCCAGCCGATCGCCCTGCCCGGCGCCGTGGACGGCACCGCCACCGTGCTGGGCAATTATATCGGCAAGCAATTCCGCTCCGGCGACGTCGGCAAGCTGACGCTGACTGCCGGCGCGCACAGGCTGACGGCGGGCTTGTGGTTCGATTACGGCACTGACCACGACGTCGAGAGCTTCACCGCGATCGACGGCAACGGCCGGCCGATCGACCCATGGGGCTATGCCAGCCATGCGATCCGCACCGCCGATGGTCGACTGCTGACGCTGGAGGACGAACGCACCATTAATGTCGTCAAAGGCTTCTTCCTCGCCGATCACATCACCGTCTCGCCGCGACTGACGGTGGATATCGGTTTCAAGGGCGTCGATGTGCTTCATCATGGCCGCAACAACCTGCCCGGCCCGCAGACCTCGGTGCGGTTCGACAGCTTCGCGGCGCTGCCCCGTGCGGCGCTGCATTACCGGCTGGACGGTCGCAGCCAGTTCTTCGCCAACGTCACCACCAACTTCCGCGCGCCCGACGAATATACGCTCTACGACAGCTATGATGGCGGCGCCCTGGCCGGACAGGGCACGCGATCGCTGAAGAATGAATATTCGATCAGCGAGGAGATCGGCTATCGCTATACCGGTGCGAACATCTCGGCCTCGGCGACGGCCTTCCACTATCATTTCCGCAACCGGCAGCTGGCCACCGTCGTCGGCGACGCGCTCATCAATTCCACCATCAACGCCGGCCGCCAGACATCCTATGGCGTCGATGGCGAACTCGACTGGCGCCCCGCCGCCGGGATCAGCTTCTATGCGTCGGGCGAATATCTCCACGCCCGCATCGACGACGATCTGCCGGTCGGCGGCGATTTCCTGCCCACCAAGGGCAAGCACGCGGTCGAGAGCCCGACCGTCCAGCTCGGGCTGGGCGGCACCTATGACCGGCAGCGGCTGTTCGGCAGCTTCGCGCTCAAATATGTCGGGCGGCAATATGCCACCTTCATGAATGACGAGAGTATCAAGGGCTATGCCACCCTCGATCTGTCGATCGGCGTCCATCTGAGCGGCCCGGCCGAGGCAAAACGCACCGATCTGCGGCTCAACGCGATCAACATCACCAATCCGCATGTCCTGTCCGGCGTCGAGGCGATCACCACCAACGCCCATGACACGTTCGGCACCAACGGGTCGCTGATCGCCGGATCGGCGCCGGCTTATTATATCGGCAGCGGCCGCGCCTTCGTCGTCACCCTGTCGCGCCAGTTCTGA
- a CDS encoding CorA family divalent cation transporter has product MLKLIGKNGEETTLDQAIWADLCEPTDEEIAQVEKRFEVHLPTRAQLSEIEASSRLRSIKGRLIMSAPLIARHEDIGVLSPTGFLLLPDALVTVRFCQMTAFDQVLEAIEKGDHAVTGQEILVRLLEDIVDRSADRLERVAEELASASHAIFREPEKDSKKHRLGHETRRLRGLMVSVGLASEQMVKVRHAFLAIGRIASFVLDRCEPKIEQALHDRLVSVKHDIESLDEFENSLTGRVGLLIDAATGFISIEQNDVVKVLTVVSVAGVPPVLIAGVYGMNFHNMPELAWPWGYPFAIALMVLSTILPVWWFKYRDWM; this is encoded by the coding sequence ATGTTGAAGTTGATCGGCAAAAATGGCGAAGAGACGACCCTCGATCAGGCGATCTGGGCGGATTTGTGCGAACCCACCGACGAGGAGATCGCCCAGGTCGAGAAGCGCTTCGAGGTGCATCTGCCGACCCGCGCGCAGCTTTCCGAGATCGAGGCGTCGAGCCGGCTGCGCTCGATCAAGGGGCGGCTGATCATGTCGGCGCCGCTGATCGCGCGGCATGAGGATATCGGCGTCCTTTCGCCGACCGGCTTCCTGCTGCTGCCGGACGCGCTGGTGACAGTGCGTTTCTGCCAGATGACGGCGTTCGATCAGGTGCTGGAGGCGATCGAGAAGGGCGATCATGCCGTGACCGGGCAGGAGATCCTCGTCCGGCTGCTCGAGGATATCGTCGATCGCTCGGCCGATCGGCTGGAGCGGGTGGCCGAGGAACTGGCCAGCGCCAGCCACGCGATCTTCCGCGAGCCGGAGAAGGACAGCAAGAAGCATCGCCTCGGCCATGAGACGCGGCGCCTGCGCGGGCTGATGGTCAGCGTCGGCTTGGCCAGCGAGCAGATGGTGAAGGTGCGCCATGCCTTCCTGGCGATCGGGCGCATCGCCAGCTTCGTGCTCGATCGCTGCGAGCCGAAGATCGAGCAGGCGCTTCACGACCGGCTGGTGTCGGTGAAGCATGACATCGAATCGCTCGACGAGTTCGAGAATTCGCTGACCGGCCGGGTCGGGCTGCTGATCGATGCGGCGACCGGCTTCATCTCGATCGAGCAGAATGATGTCGTGAAGGTGCTGACCGTGGTGTCGGTCGCCGGCGTGCCGCCGGTGCTGATCGCCGGCGTCTATGGCATGAACTTCCACAACATGCCGGAACTGGCCTGGCCCTGGGGCTATCCGTTCGCGATTGCGCTGATGGTGCTGTCCACCATCCTGCCGGTGTGGTGGTTCAAATATCGCGACTGGATGTGA
- a CDS encoding phosphotransferase enzyme family protein, with translation MADTHLVHGMGTGLTAPSWPPIRREEAEAILAMFPAAGVLERLEWHSPRPFSSATLARTSTGDVFLKRHHRRLRTPAQLADEHAFMAHLATRGRAVAQPMRTTAGATALAEGEWTWEVHRKAAGRDLYRDRHSWTPFLDLAHAHAAGAELARLHIAAEGFSAPARPRQPLVSSFTILPADDPLAAAEAYVAARPALAGFLAGKAWRADLARLFAALGAEELAPALSAQPPLWTHNDWHPSNLLWDEAGGVATIFDFGLADRTCALHDLATALERTAIRWLELDAGPDAAIAEPDAARALLAGYASVRPLGDEALALLTRLLPLVHVEFALSEADYFRGVLGRDADADLAWQGYLVGHAEWFLSPAGQSLLEAIGPDPAERRRRLP, from the coding sequence ATGGCGGATACCCACCTCGTCCACGGCATGGGCACCGGCCTGACCGCGCCGAGCTGGCCACCGATCCGGCGCGAGGAGGCCGAGGCCATCCTCGCCATGTTCCCGGCCGCTGGCGTGTTGGAAAGGCTGGAGTGGCATTCGCCCCGGCCCTTCTCCTCGGCGACGCTGGCCCGCACCAGCACCGGCGATGTCTTCCTCAAGCGCCATCATCGCCGGCTCCGCACCCCGGCACAGCTGGCCGACGAACATGCCTTCATGGCGCATCTCGCCACGCGAGGCCGGGCGGTGGCGCAACCGATGCGCACCACCGCCGGCGCCACCGCGCTGGCCGAGGGTGAGTGGACGTGGGAGGTTCACCGCAAGGCCGCCGGACGCGATCTTTACCGCGACCGACACTCCTGGACGCCGTTCCTCGATCTCGCCCATGCCCATGCGGCTGGCGCCGAACTGGCCCGGCTGCACATCGCCGCCGAGGGATTCTCCGCGCCGGCACGGCCGCGCCAGCCGCTGGTCAGCAGCTTCACCATCCTGCCCGCCGATGATCCCCTTGCCGCAGCCGAAGCCTATGTCGCGGCGCGGCCGGCGCTGGCCGGCTTCTTGGCCGGCAAGGCCTGGCGCGCGGACCTCGCCCGGTTGTTCGCCGCGCTTGGCGCCGAGGAGCTCGCGCCCGCTTTGTCCGCCCAGCCGCCGCTATGGACGCATAATGACTGGCACCCCTCCAACCTGCTGTGGGACGAGGCCGGCGGGGTCGCGACCATATTCGATTTCGGCCTCGCCGACCGCACCTGCGCGCTGCACGATCTGGCGACCGCGCTGGAACGCACCGCGATACGCTGGCTGGAACTGGATGCCGGCCCAGACGCCGCGATCGCCGAACCGGATGCGGCGCGCGCGCTGCTCGCCGGATACGCATCGGTTCGCCCGCTCGGTGACGAGGCGCTCGCGCTGCTGACCCGGCTGCTGCCGCTCGTCCATGTCGAGTTCGCGCTATCCGAAGCGGACTATTTCCGGGGCGTGCTGGGGCGGGATGCGGATGCCGATCTCGCCTGGCAGGGTTATCTGGTCGGCCATGCCGAATGGTTCCTGTCGCCGGCAGGGCAATCGCTGCTCGAGGCGATCGGCCCCGATCCCGCAGAACGACGCCGGC